DNA from Synergistales bacterium:
TCCGCCGCGGAAGGAGAACGCCTGGTGACCCTCGACGGGAAGGAACGGCTTCTCGAGGAGGGCGATCTCTGTATCACCAGCGGCGGGACCTCCATCGGTCTGGCCGGGGTGATGGGCGGGGAAGACACCGAGGTGACCGGGGAGACAAAACGGATCGCCCTGGAATCGGCGGTCTTCGCCTACGACAAGGTAGGGAGGACATCCCGACGTCTGGGACTTGGATCGGAAGCGGCCTTCCGGTTTGCCCGCGGTGTTGCGCGGACCAAGACAATGCCCGCCCTGGCCCAGGCCCTCCAGCTGTTCCGCGAACAGGCGGGAGCCAGGACGGACTACCGCCCCCTTGTCAGCGGAGAGCCCGCCGAGCCGGAACGCACCGTTTCCCTCCGACGCTCCGTACTGCAGCGGATGCTCATGCAGGACGATCTGGAAAGGGCTGCAGCCATCCTGTCCGGCCTCGGGTTCGCGGAGACCGGGCGAAGCGACGAGAAGCGCACCTTCACGGTCCCTGCGGCACGGCTGGACGTGCATATCGAGGAGGACCTGGTGGAGGAGGTGGCCCGGGTCGAAGGATACGACAAGGTACCGTCACGGATACCACCGCAGCTGTACAGGCCCGGAACCACAGGCGACATGGTATCGGTGACCCGGCGATTGCGGGAGACCTGCATGGGCAGGGGATATCTGGAGATCGTCACCTACAGCTTTGTGGCCCCCCAGGATGTGGAGGCTCTCGGTTTCCCTGATGACGATGTCAGGGGCCGCCCGCTTCCTGTGGCCAATCCAATCAGCCAGGATCAGTCGGTCATGAGAACCCAGCTGTTGCCCGGACTGCTGAAGGCGCTGTCGCGGAATCTCCGCAGCGGCATCCGGGGACCCCTGCGGCTTTTCGAAACGGGGAATGTCTTCCACCGTACCGGGAACGGTCACTGCGAGCCGGTTCGAATCGGCGGTATTCTCAGCCCCGGTCGGGCGCAGCTCGCCCTCTACGGCCAGGAGGACTTTCTCTCCGTCAAGGGCGATGTCCTTTCGCTCTTTGAAGCCGTCGGGCTGCGGCCCCGCTTTGAGCAGGCCCGGGAGCCCTTTGGTCATGCGGGACAGACGGCCCATATCTACATCGGTGATCGGCTGATCGGATATCTGGCCACAGTCAAGTCCGCGCCGGCGGACCGGATGGGGATCAATCGGCCGGTTTACGCCTTTGAACTGGATCTGGAGCACCTCGCCGGCCGTTCCGAGGTTCACTTTGGCTCCGATTTGCGCTATCCTCCTGT
Protein-coding regions in this window:
- the pheT gene encoding phenylalanine--tRNA ligase subunit beta — encoded protein: MLVSLQWLKELVHIPAATEELTEKLTDSGSEIEGVERPGEHLSDIVIGEIKAIDSHASRDALKVADVDCGGEGVFRCVTGAPNAAVGQRVPFALPGGRLADGTVIGEREFDGVLSSGMALSAGELGIPEAETEFGLLELPDNAPVGKDCISWLNLDDTVLDVAITPNRGDLLSMQGMAREVAGIIPGAELREQPLPGLGDEEWPVSFDGLVIEDSGCLLYTLGLAEGITIAPSPLPQRIRLARSGIRPINNVVDVTNLVMLHWGQPLHAFDLDRLPAGDIGVRSAAEGERLVTLDGKERLLEEGDLCITSGGTSIGLAGVMGGEDTEVTGETKRIALESAVFAYDKVGRTSRRLGLGSEAAFRFARGVARTKTMPALAQALQLFREQAGARTDYRPLVSGEPAEPERTVSLRRSVLQRMLMQDDLERAAAILSGLGFAETGRSDEKRTFTVPAARLDVHIEEDLVEEVARVEGYDKVPSRIPPQLYRPGTTGDMVSVTRRLRETCMGRGYLEIVTYSFVAPQDVEALGFPDDDVRGRPLPVANPISQDQSVMRTQLLPGLLKALSRNLRSGIRGPLRLFETGNVFHRTGNGHCEPVRIGGILSPGRAQLALYGQEDFLSVKGDVLSLFEAVGLRPRFEQAREPFGHAGQTAHIYIGDRLIGYLATVKSAPADRMGINRPVYAFELDLEHLAGRSEVHFGSDLRYPPVYRDIAIMVPRKAGARELAEMIAELAGEWAGHIQLFDTYEGAGIPEGAKSLAFSIAYRHPERTLNDEEVEVVHQHVREELAQRGYQLR